The genomic interval ATCGATAGAGTACTCTCTCTTTTCTGACAATGTAAGCAAAGATTTTTATAAAAACCTAATAAACACAGTAAAATCAGATTTAAATCCGCTCCACTCTTATATAAAATTTAAGTCAAAAATTCTTGATCAAAAGAGCATAAAACTATTCGACCTAAATGCCCCATTGTTTAACTCAGAAAAAGAAATTAGTTACCAGGATTCAAAAGACATTGTCTTAAAATCTCTTTCGCCGCTTGGTGAAAAATATATAAGTCTTGTTCTAAAAGCCTTTGATGAAAGATGGATAGACGTCTATGAAAACAAAAATAAAACCTCAGGGGCATATTCTACCTCATGTTACGATGTACACCCATATATACTCCTCAATTATCAGGGAAGGCTGGAAGATGTGTTCACTCTTGCCCATGAAATGGGTCACGCAATTCACAGCGCACTATCAAATAGTGCTCAACCATACCCAAAGTCATCATATAGCATTATTTCTGCAGAGATAGCATCCATCACTAATGAGATGTTGCTTTTAGAATATCTATTAAAAAATGCTGTAGATACTGTTGACAAAAACTCTCTGATAAATAAATTCCTGGAGAACGCAAGAACGACTCTATACAGGCAAATACAGTTTGCAGAATTTGAAATGAAGTTATCTGAAATTATAGATAACTTTCAGCCCCTAACGTCACAAAACCTTAACAATATCTATGACAATCTAAATAAAGAGTACTATGGAGAATATTTTGAAACTGATGAATATTCTGGAGTTGAGTGGGCAAGGATACCGCATTTTTATAGCCCATTTTATGTGTATAAATATTCGACAGGTTTTTCTTGTGCAAACTACTTTGCGCAGAGAATATTAAGTGGAGATACAGAAAGTTACATAAAATTTTTGAAATCTGGAGGGGCAAATTTCCCATTTTATCTCTTGAGAACTGCAGGTTTAAATTTAGAAAACTTAGAGCCAGTACAACTTACAATAAAGAAATTTTCAGAAAAGCTAAAAGAAATAGATAAAACTAAAGATTGAGTGAGCTAGCATATTTATAAAAAAAAGAAAGTAGTTAGATAGATATCTCTTCCCAATAATATAAATGGCGGCTACATCGCCGCCATTTATATTTAGCTTAAATATACGTTTGAACTCTCTACGCAATCCTATATTTCTTTATACCCTCTTCATAGAGATTGTTGCCAAAGGTATCTATTACTACAATAGCTGGAAAATTCTTAACCTCAAGCCTTCTTATAGCCTCAGGGCCTAATTCCTCAAATGCTATAACCTCTGACTTTACGATACACTTCGAGATAAGGGCTCCGACGCCACCCGTCGCAGCAAAGTATACCGCTTTATTCTTTACAATAGAATTTATAACATCATCAGATCTATTTCCCTTGCCTATCATCCCCTTAAGCCCTAAATCCAATAATCTTGGAGCATATTTGTCCATCCTATAGCTTGTAGTTGGACCAGCAGACCCTATGACTTTTCCTGGTCTGGCAGGGGTAGGACCGACATAATATATGACGCTTCCAGCAATCTCAAAGGGCATATCCCTGCCCTCATCAAGAGCATCTATCAATCTCTTATGAGCTGAGTCTCTTGCCGTATAGATGACGCCGTTTAAATAAACTCTATCGCCAATATTTAATTTCTCCAAAGAGTTGTCTTTTATTGGGGCATTTAAATTAAATTCCATATTAATGAGCCTTATCTTTCAAAAATGCTCCAGCTTTTTTATCAATCTTCATTATATGATTCACCAGCCATTCGACAAGGTTTTTGCTTAATTTCATAGTAAGTGAAATGGAGGGTCCATTTTTATCAAATTCGTTCTTCAATTCTCCCACATAACCAACAAAGTATTTATGCTGTTCAATTTGTTCATTTAAACCTGGATAATTATACTGCTTCATATATTTTTCTTCAGAGTTAAAGTGTTCTACGACGTAATCAGCCAAGAAATTTAAGGTATCCCCAATTTCTTGTCTTCCCTTACCAGAATTACATGCGTCCAAAAGTTTGTTAACTCTGTTTATAAGCTCTTTGTGTTGATCGTCAATCTCTTTAAACCCAGAGCTTAGATCCTCACTCCACTGAACTGCTGACATACTATCACCCCTAAGATAAAAAAATAATAATCAATCTATTATACACCTTTTCTAAAGCTAAGATCAAACAAAAAAATAGAGCTTATGATGTAAAACATTCACAAGCTCTAAGTCATAAAAACTAATAAATTTACTAAATTTATCCCATACCAAACTGATTCGGATTTTCCATCTTTGTAAGCTTGCCATCTAAAAATAAATTTAAAGCTAATTTTACGTCTTTTTCATCGGTAGAATAAGTTTTTACATTTTGCGATATCAAGAGAGTAAATGCCTTGGGTCCTATATTTTTTGAAATGAGCACGTCTACGTTGGCATTTATGACTGTTTGGGCTGCCTGCAAGCCTGCGCCTTGAGAAGCCTTAATGTTTTGGGAGTTTTCATATTGCTCCCATTTGTCCTTCTCGGTGTCATAGACCAGAAATAGCTTGGCTCTCCCAAAGCTCTCATCTATAATCATCTTTTCTTTATCAAGAACAGTAAATGCTATTCTCATTATCGGCTAATGTTTACAAACGTGATCGCTGCCATGTTCGTGATCACATGAATTATTGCCGGTGACTAATTCATTTTTTAAATAGGCGTTAATTACACTACTTAAACTTCCACCAGAAACGCCAGTAATTACCTCGATGCCATTCTGCCTCATCAAATTTTGAGCCATTGGGCCCATTCCGCCAGTAAGAACAACATTTACCTTTTGCTCAGCAAGCCAGTTTGGTATTACACCTGGAGCATGAGGTGGAGGCGTGAGAAATTCTTCTTTTACGACTTTTCCACCCTCTACGTCTACTACTCCAAAAACCTCGCAGTGACCGAAATGTGAGCAAAGCTCTCCTTGTGCCATAGGAACTGCAATCTTCATAATTTTTATTTCCTCCTTATTTATACTCAGTTTGTTAACAATCTTATCGACTATTTCGTTTATAATGTCTTTTATCTCTCCATCGTACTTGTCTAACAAGTTACCATCATCGCTTTCTTCTACTATCTTTGGATCAATAGGAATCTTGCCAAGGAAGTCAATCTGGTACTGCTTCGCAAGCTCACTTCCTCCGCCAGATTTAAATATATTGTGAACAGCACCACAATTAGGGCATACAAAACCACTCATGTTTTCAATAATGCCAAGAACATCAATGTTTACCTCTTTACAAAATGTAAGAGATTTTCTCACATCTGCAAGAGATACGCCCTGAGGAGTGGTTACAATCAAGGCCTTGCAATCTGGTATAGTTTGGGCAATAGTCAAAGGTTCATCGCCAGTGCCAGGAGGGCTATCGATTATCAAAAAGTCTAATTCTCCCCAATCTACATCAGACAAAAATTGCTTTATTATTCCCATTTTTACAGGACCTCTCCATATAATCGCATCATCTGGATTTTCAAGTAAGAATTGAACAGATACTATCTTAAGGTTTCTGCTCCAAAGAACTGGTTTTAGCATCTCTCCTGAGGGATAAATTTTTTGCCAGACTATGCCCATTATTGTACCTATACTTGGTCCATGTACGTCCACATCCAGAAGTCCAACCTTGTAACCCCTATTGGAGAGGAAAACTGCCAAATTAGCAGCTACTGTACTCTTTCCTACTCCACCTTTTCCACTCATTACCATAATTTTATAGGGAACCTTTTTTAAAAAGTCCTCCATTCTCTCAAGTTTTTCATCATTTTTGTCTTTATCTGCCAAAGCTCAATCATCCCTTTCATTGTTTTTATGCTTAATGCAGTTTTTGATTTCTTTTTTCCAACACATCTTGCATCTTTTTTCACAAACTTCTCCTGGATCAGCTGTTTTATAATTACCGCCAGATATAACGAATGGCTTGCCAAACCATATAGATTGGGAGATCTTAAATCTCGCAGACTTCAATATCCTGCAAAAAGTGGACGCTGATATCTGCATGCTTTCAGAAGCTTCTTGAAAATCGCAATTTTCTAAGTCTACCAATCTCAGAGCTTCTATCTCTTCAAAACTTAATACATTCGCACCCTCAACACAAGATAAAACGCAATCTACAGGCTTGAAACATTTTATGGCAGGCAAACAAAATAGCCTTCTCTCTTTCAATGGTCTTGCTATTTTTGCTCCTCCTATTATTATGAAATATATTTCATAATAATACAAAAAAAAATTATGTCAAGTATTTAGAAAAGAAGAATCGATATAGGATTGTTACAGGGTCATGAGTTGAGATGACCAGTTAACAGCCTCCAAATACGCTTTGATAACGTCATCAAATTTTAAATTCAATTTTTCCAACAATTTATAGAACTTATCAACTTCTGTCTTTTCATAAGAGACAATAAATTCACAAACGTCAAAATAAATATTTTCTATCCCCAAAAGCGCATCTTTAACATAAGAATTTATAGGCAATTCACTAATTGCTTCTTCCCTGGGCCTATCAAGGAGCGCATCAATAGAAGAAAAAAGACCTGTCAAGAAAAAATTAGACAAATCTTCCTGTTTCTTGCCTAAAATTTGACCAATATTTTCGCACATCTTCGCTCTGAGAATCGACAAGGTAACCAACTCTTCAGGCTTATCGTCAGCAAGCTCTCCCAAGGCTATCAAACTTAGCCATTTTAGAAATTCGTTTTTTCCAAGTAAGACTATAGCTTGCTTTATAGAATTTATCTTATTTCTAAAACCAAAATATACGCTATTCATAAATTTCAAAAGTCTTAGAGACAGAGAAAGGTCTTTTTTTATCATATCTTCTAATACAGCTGGTCTCCAATCTTCTTTGTAAGCTTCATCCAATAGATTGAGAATAAACTGCTTTCTAATAGAGAAGCTCTTTCTTGACACAGAAGAGGGCTTGCTAAAAAAATAGCCCTGAAAGAGTGAATATCCGCTTTCTTTTGCAAGCAAAAAGTCATCATTTGTCTCAACCTTCTCTGCCAAATAAATTAAATTGCTTTTTATAGAGCTAATTATCTTCGGATATTCTCTTTTTTCATCATCGTTTAGCTGAAGGAAATCAACCTTTATATAATCAGCGCTTTCAATTAGATTGTCATATTCGGTTTTGTATAAAAAGTCATCAAGGGCAATTTTATATCCTTTTTTCTTCAAGTCTTTAACTATATCTGATATACCCT from Thermodesulfobium sp. 4217-1 carries:
- the pepF gene encoding oligoendopeptidase F, which produces MKNKTIEILERNKIDKEFKWSIEDLYHSSEALDLDFEIAKKQIQEFRSFQGALKDKETILQCLKLRDKTSKIIDRIYTYSHMKFDEDSSLEESQILISNAQWLFQSFDESISFIDPELVSLGKEFLNEISLDPKFEDYSFEINDLIRQFPHILTQDEERLISKTSLLSFSPSNIYHHLTISDFEFPDALDSKSRSHPVTQSTYSIYAHNKDRILRENAYKSLFGTYKKHQNMLSSNLDMAFKFINFYSSVRKYSSSIEYSLFSDNVSKDFYKNLINTVKSDLNPLHSYIKFKSKILDQKSIKLFDLNAPLFNSEKEISYQDSKDIVLKSLSPLGEKYISLVLKAFDERWIDVYENKNKTSGAYSTSCYDVHPYILLNYQGRLEDVFTLAHEMGHAIHSALSNSAQPYPKSSYSIISAEIASITNEMLLLEYLLKNAVDTVDKNSLINKFLENARTTLYRQIQFAEFEMKLSEIIDNFQPLTSQNLNNIYDNLNKEYYGEYFETDEYSGVEWARIPHFYSPFYVYKYSTGFSCANYFAQRILSGDTESYIKFLKSGGANFPFYLLRTAGLNLENLEPVQLTIKKFSEKLKEIDKTKD
- a CDS encoding Fe-S-containing hydro-lyase encodes the protein MEFNLNAPIKDNSLEKLNIGDRVYLNGVIYTARDSAHKRLIDALDEGRDMPFEIAGSVIYYVGPTPARPGKVIGSAGPTTSYRMDKYAPRLLDLGLKGMIGKGNRSDDVINSIVKNKAVYFAATGGVGALISKCIVKSEVIAFEELGPEAIRRLEVKNFPAIVVIDTFGNNLYEEGIKKYRIA
- a CDS encoding bacteriohemerythrin, giving the protein MSAVQWSEDLSSGFKEIDDQHKELINRVNKLLDACNSGKGRQEIGDTLNFLADYVVEHFNSEEKYMKQYNYPGLNEQIEQHKYFVGYVGELKNEFDKNGPSISLTMKLSKNLVEWLVNHIMKIDKKAGAFLKDKAH
- a CDS encoding NifB/NifX family molybdenum-iron cluster-binding protein — protein: MRIAFTVLDKEKMIIDESFGRAKLFLVYDTEKDKWEQYENSQNIKASQGAGLQAAQTVINANVDVLISKNIGPKAFTLLISQNVKTYSTDEKDVKLALNLFLDGKLTKMENPNQFGMG
- a CDS encoding iron-sulfur cluster carrier protein MrpORP, translating into MADKDKNDEKLERMEDFLKKVPYKIMVMSGKGGVGKSTVAANLAVFLSNRGYKVGLLDVDVHGPSIGTIMGIVWQKIYPSGEMLKPVLWSRNLKIVSVQFLLENPDDAIIWRGPVKMGIIKQFLSDVDWGELDFLIIDSPPGTGDEPLTIAQTIPDCKALIVTTPQGVSLADVRKSLTFCKEVNIDVLGIIENMSGFVCPNCGAVHNIFKSGGGSELAKQYQIDFLGKIPIDPKIVEESDDGNLLDKYDGEIKDIINEIVDKIVNKLSINKEEIKIMKIAVPMAQGELCSHFGHCEVFGVVDVEGGKVVKEEFLTPPPHAPGVIPNWLAEQKVNVVLTGGMGPMAQNLMRQNGIEVITGVSGGSLSSVINAYLKNELVTGNNSCDHEHGSDHVCKH
- a CDS encoding DUF134 domain-containing protein, with protein sequence MYYYEIYFIIIGGAKIARPLKERRLFCLPAIKCFKPVDCVLSCVEGANVLSFEEIEALRLVDLENCDFQEASESMQISASTFCRILKSARFKISQSIWFGKPFVISGGNYKTADPGEVCEKRCKMCWKKEIKNCIKHKNNERDD
- a CDS encoding HDOD domain-containing protein, with the protein product MDVVVARQPIFNRSEKVKAYELLFRRSMNSTSYDAFDGESSTIELLKSSLSVIGLDILTNHLPAFINFTGKLLRDEVPNLLPPDKVVIEVLETSYDDEGISDIVKDLKKKGYKIALDDFLYKTEYDNLIESADYIKVDFLQLNDDEKREYPKIISSIKSNLIYLAEKVETNDDFLLAKESGYSLFQGYFFSKPSSVSRKSFSIRKQFILNLLDEAYKEDWRPAVLEDMIKKDLSLSLRLLKFMNSVYFGFRNKINSIKQAIVLLGKNEFLKWLSLIALGELADDKPEELVTLSILRAKMCENIGQILGKKQEDLSNFFLTGLFSSIDALLDRPREEAISELPINSYVKDALLGIENIYFDVCEFIVSYEKTEVDKFYKLLEKLNLKFDDVIKAYLEAVNWSSQLMTL